One genomic segment of Arthrobacter sp. zg-Y1110 includes these proteins:
- the acs gene encoding acetate--CoA ligase, whose translation MSDQSPAKKHGDAFENLLHESRSFPPSAEFAASAVARPSLYEEAAADGPEFWARQARSILSWEQDFTQALDWTDAPFAKWFVGGKLNAAYNALDRHVEEGRGDRVAIYFEGEPGDTRTYTYAQLTEEVKKAANAFESLGVTKGDRVAVYLPMIPEAVITMLACARIGAVHSVVFGGFSADALRSRIDDAEAKLVVTADGSYRRGKPSALKPAVDEALAKDGHTVENVLVVRRNGEPVEWNDGLDRWWHDVVDTASAEHSPVAHDSEHPLFILYTSGTTGKPKGILHTTGGFLTQTAFTHLNTFDLHPETDVYWCTADIGWVTGHSYVTYAPLINGATQLIYEGTPDTPHQGRWWELVEKYKVSILYTAPTAIRTCMKWGRDIPQKYNLESIRVLGSVGEPINPEAWMWYRQVIGANGGKKENPAPIVDTWWQTETGAHMIAPMPGITATKPGSAQVAVPGISVDVVDEMGEPVPNGSGGFLVVKEPWPSMLRGIWGDPERFKETYWSRFDNMYFAGDGAKKDEDGDIWLLGRVDDVMNVSGHRLSTTEIESALVSHPSVAEAAVVGAADDTTGEAVVAFVILRGSAKDDDDIVTTLRNHVGKEIGPIAKPRHILVVPELPKTRSGKIMRRLLKDVAEGREAGDSSTLADNTVMQQIAASLKK comes from the coding sequence ATGTCTGATCAGTCCCCTGCAAAGAAGCACGGAGACGCCTTCGAGAACCTGCTGCATGAAAGCCGCAGCTTCCCGCCGAGTGCCGAATTTGCAGCATCCGCAGTGGCCCGTCCCTCGCTGTATGAGGAAGCGGCAGCCGATGGGCCCGAGTTCTGGGCGCGGCAGGCACGGAGCATTCTCTCTTGGGAACAGGATTTCACCCAGGCGCTGGACTGGACTGATGCTCCGTTCGCCAAATGGTTTGTCGGCGGCAAACTCAACGCGGCGTACAACGCCCTGGACCGGCATGTCGAAGAAGGCCGCGGAGACCGGGTGGCCATTTACTTCGAGGGCGAACCCGGGGATACGCGCACCTACACCTATGCGCAGCTGACCGAAGAGGTCAAGAAGGCGGCGAACGCGTTCGAATCCTTGGGTGTCACCAAGGGCGACCGCGTGGCGGTGTACCTGCCGATGATCCCCGAAGCGGTCATCACCATGCTGGCCTGCGCCCGGATCGGCGCCGTGCACTCGGTGGTCTTCGGCGGTTTCTCCGCCGACGCCCTGCGCAGCCGGATCGACGACGCCGAGGCGAAGCTTGTGGTCACGGCGGACGGTTCCTACCGCCGCGGCAAGCCCAGCGCACTCAAGCCCGCCGTGGACGAAGCCCTCGCCAAGGACGGCCATACCGTCGAAAACGTGCTGGTGGTCCGCCGCAACGGGGAGCCCGTGGAATGGAACGACGGCCTGGACCGCTGGTGGCACGATGTTGTGGACACCGCGAGCGCCGAGCACTCCCCCGTAGCCCACGACTCCGAGCATCCGCTGTTCATCCTCTACACATCGGGAACCACGGGTAAGCCCAAGGGCATCCTGCACACCACCGGCGGGTTCCTCACCCAAACGGCCTTTACGCACTTGAATACCTTCGACCTGCACCCCGAAACGGACGTGTACTGGTGCACCGCGGACATCGGCTGGGTTACCGGCCACAGCTACGTCACCTACGCCCCGCTGATCAACGGAGCCACGCAGCTGATTTACGAAGGCACCCCGGATACCCCGCACCAGGGCCGCTGGTGGGAGCTGGTGGAGAAGTACAAGGTGTCCATCCTCTACACGGCTCCTACCGCCATCCGCACCTGCATGAAGTGGGGCCGGGATATCCCCCAGAAGTACAACCTCGAATCCATCCGGGTCCTGGGTTCGGTGGGCGAGCCGATCAATCCCGAAGCCTGGATGTGGTACCGGCAGGTCATCGGCGCCAACGGCGGCAAGAAGGAAAACCCGGCCCCGATCGTGGACACCTGGTGGCAGACCGAGACCGGTGCGCACATGATCGCCCCCATGCCCGGCATCACGGCCACCAAACCGGGTTCGGCACAGGTGGCCGTGCCCGGCATCTCGGTGGACGTCGTCGATGAGATGGGCGAGCCGGTCCCCAACGGTTCCGGCGGATTCCTGGTGGTCAAGGAGCCGTGGCCGTCCATGCTGCGCGGTATCTGGGGCGACCCGGAACGGTTCAAGGAAACCTACTGGTCCCGGTTCGACAACATGTACTTCGCCGGGGACGGTGCCAAGAAGGACGAGGACGGCGATATCTGGCTGCTGGGCCGCGTGGACGACGTGATGAACGTTTCCGGCCACCGGCTCTCCACCACGGAGATCGAGTCCGCGCTGGTGAGCCACCCGTCGGTGGCCGAGGCCGCCGTCGTCGGGGCCGCGGACGACACCACCGGCGAAGCCGTGGTGGCCTTCGTGATCCTTCGCGGCAGCGCCAAGGACGACGACGACATTGTCACCACCCTGCGCAACCACGTTGGCAAGGAAATCGGCCCCATCGCCAAGCCGCGGCATATCCTGGTGGTCCCCGAGCTGCCCAAGACCCGCAGCGGCAAGATCATGCGGCGCCTGCTCAAGGACGTGGCCGAGGGACGCGAAGCCGGCGATTCCAGCACGCTGGCTGACAATACAGTGATGCAGCAGATCGCGGCTTCCCTCAAGAAGTAG
- a CDS encoding organic hydroperoxide resistance protein, producing MSALYTAAATATGDGRNGEARTSDGKLEVNLSTPTEMGGSGEGTNPEQLFATGYAACFLSALKMIARAEKAPISDAAVTADVSIFKNDDGGFKLGVELHVEMSGVDEATADKLTQAAHQVCPYSNATRGNIDVFLDVTVG from the coding sequence ATGAGCGCTTTGTACACTGCCGCCGCCACCGCCACCGGCGACGGCCGCAACGGTGAAGCCCGTACCAGCGACGGCAAGCTCGAGGTGAACCTGTCCACTCCGACCGAAATGGGCGGTTCCGGCGAAGGCACGAACCCGGAGCAGCTTTTTGCCACCGGCTACGCCGCATGCTTCCTCTCCGCACTGAAGATGATTGCCCGCGCGGAAAAGGCACCCATCTCGGATGCCGCCGTGACGGCGGACGTCAGCATCTTCAAGAACGACGACGGCGGCTTCAAGCTGGGCGTTGAACTCCACGTGGAGATGTCCGGCGTCGACGAAGCCACTGCGGACAAGCTGACCCAGGCCGCCCACCAGGTCTGCCCCTACTCCAACGCCACCCGCGGCAACATTGACGTGTTCCTGGACGTCACCGTCGGCTAA
- a CDS encoding TetR/AcrR family transcriptional regulator, with translation MTAATPVRERILARASLLFYREGIRAVSADKIIAAAGTTKVTFYRYFRSKDDLVVAYLREQSAAMRARAAELDPDPCTGLLQFAEAMGSEACSAGFRGCPFINAAAEYPDPGHPVRVVVSEHRAWLHALVSERLEQLGAADAGQLADQLLMLRDGAMVHGYVADGTAVEPALITAGKALVLPHLPEPGQSS, from the coding sequence ATGACGGCAGCTACACCCGTGCGGGAGCGGATCCTGGCACGGGCCTCCCTCCTGTTTTACCGAGAGGGCATCCGGGCAGTCAGTGCCGACAAGATCATTGCCGCTGCCGGCACCACGAAGGTGACCTTCTACCGCTACTTCCGCTCGAAGGATGACCTCGTGGTCGCCTACCTGCGGGAGCAGTCGGCGGCGATGCGGGCGCGGGCAGCGGAGCTGGACCCGGATCCGTGCACCGGGCTGCTGCAGTTCGCCGAAGCGATGGGTTCCGAGGCCTGCAGTGCAGGCTTCCGCGGCTGCCCGTTCATCAATGCGGCGGCGGAATATCCGGACCCGGGCCATCCCGTCCGGGTGGTTGTTTCCGAGCACCGCGCGTGGCTGCATGCCCTCGTTAGCGAACGGCTGGAGCAACTGGGCGCCGCGGACGCCGGACAGCTCGCGGACCAGCTGCTGATGCTGCGGGACGGCGCAATGGTGCACGGATACGTGGCGGACGGCACCGCCGTCGAACCGGCACTGATCACGGCCGGAAAGGCACTGGTCCTCCCGCACCTTCCGGAGCCGGGACAGTCCTCCTAG
- a CDS encoding MFS transporter — protein MSTTPAAAALPASPTPSSSKMARKVAGASFIGTALESYDFYVFGTAAALILNRIFFPDVDAATGILLSFLTLGMGFIARPLGAILFGHIGDRVGRKTSLIGTIVLMGTATGAVGLLPDYNTIGIWAPLLLVALRLLQGLAVGGEWGGSILIATEHAAPRKRALYAAIPQIGSPVGTIMVTGIFLLLTQVSDEDLAAGVWRIPFLLAFPFMGIALYLRLAIDETPVFKGVAQAHQITRVPLLEVLRTQWAAVLVAAAAALLGIGSYFLMTTYTQSYGTTVLGLSESTVLNAALVGSVLQLATIPAFGFLANRIGSARMVMAGAVATLLISFPLYFIISNATAPVYILTILIGGIAPTAAWAALGGLMADLFPARTGFTAMSLAYSLAGILSGFTPSITQVFSNATGGAWWHPGVVLALMSLITIAGALAARRMTARNTAAVQPSDLSSGIVKP, from the coding sequence GTGTCTACTACACCCGCAGCGGCCGCACTGCCCGCTTCCCCCACCCCCTCCTCTTCCAAGATGGCCCGCAAAGTTGCGGGCGCATCGTTTATCGGCACTGCTTTGGAGTCCTACGACTTCTATGTTTTCGGCACCGCCGCAGCCCTGATCCTGAACCGGATCTTCTTCCCAGACGTGGATGCGGCAACAGGCATCCTGCTGTCCTTCCTCACCCTGGGCATGGGCTTCATCGCCCGACCCCTGGGCGCCATTCTCTTCGGCCACATCGGTGACCGGGTAGGACGCAAAACGTCCCTGATCGGAACCATCGTCCTGATGGGTACCGCCACCGGAGCCGTGGGCCTGCTGCCGGACTACAACACCATCGGGATCTGGGCGCCGCTGCTGCTGGTGGCGCTGCGCCTCCTCCAGGGCCTGGCTGTCGGGGGTGAATGGGGCGGTTCCATCCTGATTGCCACCGAGCACGCCGCTCCCCGAAAGCGGGCGCTGTACGCGGCCATTCCGCAGATCGGTTCGCCGGTAGGCACCATCATGGTCACCGGCATCTTCCTGCTGCTTACCCAGGTTTCCGACGAGGACCTGGCAGCCGGGGTCTGGCGCATTCCGTTCCTGCTGGCCTTCCCCTTTATGGGCATCGCCCTGTACCTGCGGCTGGCCATCGATGAAACCCCCGTTTTCAAGGGCGTGGCACAGGCGCACCAGATCACCCGGGTTCCGCTGCTGGAGGTGCTCCGCACCCAGTGGGCTGCGGTCCTGGTGGCGGCCGCGGCTGCGCTGCTGGGTATCGGCTCCTACTTCCTGATGACCACCTACACCCAGTCCTACGGGACAACGGTGCTTGGGCTGTCCGAATCCACGGTCCTGAACGCGGCATTGGTCGGTTCGGTGCTGCAGCTGGCAACCATCCCCGCCTTCGGTTTCCTGGCCAACCGGATCGGTTCGGCGCGGATGGTGATGGCCGGGGCCGTTGCCACCCTGCTGATCTCCTTCCCGCTGTACTTCATCATCAGCAACGCCACCGCGCCGGTCTACATCCTGACCATCCTGATCGGCGGGATCGCGCCGACGGCGGCGTGGGCGGCACTGGGGGGATTGATGGCGGATCTGTTCCCGGCCCGAACCGGGTTCACCGCCATGTCCCTGGCCTACAGCCTGGCCGGCATCCTCTCCGGATTCACCCCGTCCATCACCCAGGTGTTCTCCAACGCAACCGGCGGTGCGTGGTGGCACCCCGGCGTCGTCCTGGCCCTGATGTCCCTGATCACCATTGCCGGCGCGCTGGCCGCCCGCCGCATGACAGCGCGCAACACGGCCGCAGTGCAGCCTTCTGATCTGAGCTCCGGCATAGTTAAGCCATGA
- the aroQ gene encoding type II 3-dehydroquinate dehydratase, with protein MTSAGTRNLLVLNGPNLNLLGTREPAIYGSSTLADVEAAAMAAASAHGWTVDCVQSNHEGDLIDAIHAARGTADGIVINPAAYSHTSVAIPDALSGVELPVVEVHLSNIHRREEFRHHSFVSAVAEVVICGAGISGYRMAVDYLIGSAAAGQSAE; from the coding sequence ATGACTTCAGCCGGCACCCGCAACCTCCTCGTCCTAAACGGCCCCAACCTGAACCTGTTGGGCACCCGCGAACCGGCGATCTACGGCAGCTCCACCCTGGCGGATGTGGAGGCCGCGGCCATGGCCGCGGCCTCCGCCCACGGCTGGACCGTGGACTGCGTCCAGTCCAACCACGAAGGCGATCTGATCGATGCCATCCACGCGGCGCGTGGCACCGCGGACGGCATTGTCATCAATCCCGCTGCCTACAGCCACACCTCGGTGGCCATCCCGGACGCGTTGTCCGGCGTGGAACTTCCGGTGGTCGAGGTTCATCTGAGCAACATCCACCGCCGCGAGGAGTTCCGCCACCACTCCTTCGTCTCCGCGGTGGCGGAGGTAGTGATCTGCGGGGCCGGTATCAGTGGCTACCGCATGGCGGTGGACTACCTGATCGGGTCCGCCGCCGCCGGGCAGTCCGCGGAGTAG
- a CDS encoding DUF2332 domain-containing protein, whose amino-acid sequence MAATAQRYARFAEFEARGSSDVYEQWTAAISADPEVLELIDALPEAKRQPNLVLAAARSRGAAAGPYAQFRSFLQEHWEDIRTVILRRSTQTNEPRRCAVLLPLFAEIARTEGRPLALIEVGASAGLCLYPDRYGYRYDDGDLLNNPGRADLILDCTTTGNPPLPRSCPEIIHRTGVDLSPLDPADPEDLAWLDALIWPGMEDRRTLLKAAAETAGCSPARIVQGDLNAEIAGLIEAAPPEAAVVVFHTAVLAYVPKPDREIFRDTVSSYVDIPARPVHWISNEGSGALPGPAEPEHGTEPGLFVLHHNGRAVARTGAHGQSLHWL is encoded by the coding sequence ATGGCCGCCACTGCGCAGCGGTATGCCCGGTTCGCCGAATTCGAGGCCCGGGGATCCTCCGATGTGTATGAGCAGTGGACCGCGGCTATCAGCGCGGATCCTGAGGTGCTGGAGCTGATTGACGCCCTTCCGGAGGCCAAGCGCCAACCCAACCTCGTGCTGGCGGCCGCCCGGAGCCGTGGCGCCGCCGCCGGACCCTACGCGCAGTTCCGTTCCTTCCTGCAGGAGCATTGGGAAGACATCCGGACGGTCATCCTGCGCCGGAGCACGCAGACCAACGAACCCCGCCGCTGCGCCGTCCTCCTTCCCCTGTTCGCCGAGATCGCGCGGACGGAGGGTCGCCCGCTGGCCCTGATCGAAGTCGGCGCTTCCGCCGGGCTGTGCCTGTATCCGGACCGCTACGGTTACCGGTACGACGACGGCGACCTCCTCAACAATCCGGGCCGCGCGGACCTAATCCTGGACTGCACGACCACCGGCAACCCGCCGCTGCCGCGGTCCTGTCCCGAAATCATCCACCGCACCGGGGTGGATCTGTCGCCGCTGGACCCTGCCGACCCCGAAGACCTCGCCTGGTTGGATGCCTTGATCTGGCCCGGCATGGAAGACCGCCGGACACTCCTGAAGGCAGCGGCCGAAACCGCCGGCTGCTCCCCCGCCCGGATCGTCCAGGGGGACCTCAACGCCGAAATCGCCGGATTGATTGAAGCAGCCCCGCCCGAGGCCGCCGTCGTTGTGTTCCACACCGCCGTCCTTGCCTACGTTCCGAAGCCGGACCGGGAAATCTTCCGGGACACGGTGTCCAGCTATGTGGATATCCCCGCACGCCCGGTGCATTGGATCTCCAACGAGGGCAGCGGCGCTCTTCCGGGGCCGGCAGAGCCTGAACACGGTACGGAACCCGGACTGTTCGTCCTGCACCACAACGGCAGGGCCGTGGCCCGCACCGGAGCGCACGGGCAGTCCCTGCACTGGCTATAG
- a CDS encoding MarP family serine protease, whose product MLGLTLLDIILLLVLLFYLVAGLRNGLVVTLGGIVGFVAGAIGAFFAIPLVAEWVPDNGWRLTVVIATAVVLVLVGHAAGAALGGMIRRWLNFPPLRFLDRVLGGAANLAVAALVMAMLAFSVTTLGVPFLSQQIAASKVLTTIDDATPEQVKTWSAQIRSFTVSEGLPTILDSAAPQTAVPPSAEVDSAELRTASASVLKITGTAYQCGQNQTGSGVVVADDRVLTNAHVVAGVNEPVVEVPDGSVLPGRVVHFDSARDLAVLAVEGLDADPVPVGEPLEAGTTAAFAGYPAGGPFRLQAASVEGLSNVSVRDIYGTSPSVLEVYTLAANVQQGNSGGPLLGMDGSLAGIIFAKTTSDQPIGYALSLAEVGPVVDAAPGYDSPVSAGQCTSK is encoded by the coding sequence GTGCTCGGACTGACACTTCTGGACATCATCCTGCTCCTCGTCCTGCTCTTCTACCTCGTTGCAGGACTGCGCAACGGACTGGTGGTGACCCTCGGCGGGATCGTCGGATTCGTTGCCGGCGCCATTGGCGCCTTTTTCGCGATTCCGCTGGTTGCCGAATGGGTTCCGGATAACGGCTGGCGGCTGACGGTGGTCATTGCCACGGCCGTCGTCCTCGTGCTCGTGGGCCACGCAGCCGGGGCCGCGCTTGGCGGCATGATCCGCAGGTGGCTGAATTTCCCGCCGCTGAGGTTCCTGGACCGCGTACTCGGCGGTGCAGCCAACCTTGCAGTGGCAGCGCTGGTCATGGCCATGCTTGCCTTTAGCGTGACGACGCTGGGCGTTCCGTTCCTGTCCCAGCAGATTGCCGCCTCGAAGGTACTCACCACCATTGACGATGCCACCCCCGAGCAGGTGAAGACCTGGAGCGCGCAGATTCGTTCCTTCACTGTCTCCGAGGGGCTGCCGACCATCCTTGACAGCGCCGCACCCCAAACGGCTGTCCCGCCCAGCGCGGAGGTGGACTCCGCGGAGCTGCGGACCGCATCGGCGTCGGTCCTCAAAATCACCGGCACGGCGTACCAGTGCGGACAGAACCAGACAGGGTCAGGTGTTGTGGTGGCGGATGACCGCGTGCTTACGAACGCCCACGTGGTTGCCGGCGTGAACGAACCAGTGGTGGAGGTTCCCGACGGCAGCGTGCTGCCCGGACGGGTGGTCCACTTCGATTCAGCCCGCGACCTGGCCGTCCTCGCGGTGGAAGGCCTCGACGCCGATCCCGTCCCCGTGGGTGAGCCGCTTGAAGCCGGCACCACCGCGGCCTTTGCCGGGTACCCGGCGGGCGGCCCGTTCCGGCTGCAGGCCGCAAGTGTCGAGGGCCTGTCCAACGTGTCCGTCCGGGATATCTACGGAACCTCCCCCTCGGTGCTGGAGGTCTACACCCTGGCCGCGAACGTGCAGCAGGGTAATTCCGGCGGGCCGCTGCTGGGCATGGACGGCAGCCTCGCCGGCATCATTTTCGCTAAGACCACCAGCGACCAGCCCATCGGCTATGCCCTCTCACTGGCTGAAGTCGGCCCGGTGGTTGATGCCGCGCCGGGTTATGACAGCCCGGTTTCGGCCGGTCAGTGCACCAGCAAATAA
- a CDS encoding Crp/Fnr family transcriptional regulator: MDIEVLRRAPLFASLGDDVFAALTEELTEVDLSRGASVFREGDQGDQLYFIVSGKIKLGRSAPDGRENLLAILGPGELFGEMALFDPSPRNATATAVSETRLAGLRHENLRALIETRPEVSVQLLQALARRLRRTNESLADLVFSDVPGRVAKALLDLADRFGRPATDGILVAHELTQEELAQLVGASRETVNKALAEFVQRGWLRLEARAVVILDVQRLRQRSR, from the coding sequence ATGGATATCGAGGTACTGCGCCGCGCGCCGTTGTTCGCCTCTCTGGGAGACGACGTCTTCGCCGCCCTGACCGAAGAGCTCACTGAGGTCGACCTCTCACGCGGCGCCTCCGTCTTCCGCGAAGGCGATCAGGGCGACCAGCTCTATTTCATCGTCTCCGGCAAGATCAAGCTTGGCCGCTCCGCCCCGGACGGCCGGGAAAACCTGCTGGCGATCCTCGGCCCGGGCGAACTGTTCGGCGAGATGGCCCTCTTTGATCCCTCGCCCCGGAACGCCACGGCAACCGCCGTTTCCGAAACCCGCCTAGCGGGCCTCCGCCACGAGAACCTGCGCGCCCTGATTGAAACCCGCCCCGAGGTTTCCGTCCAGCTGCTGCAGGCACTGGCCCGCAGGCTTCGCCGCACGAACGAGTCCCTGGCGGACCTCGTGTTCTCCGACGTTCCGGGCCGCGTGGCAAAGGCGCTGTTGGACCTGGCGGACCGCTTCGGCCGTCCCGCGACCGACGGCATCCTGGTTGCGCACGAGCTCACCCAGGAGGAACTGGCCCAGCTGGTTGGCGCCTCCCGCGAAACGGTGAACAAGGCCCTCGCCGAGTTTGTCCAGCGTGGCTGGCTGCGCCTGGAAGCCCGCGCGGTTGTCATTCTTGACGTCCAGCGGCTGCGCCAGCGCTCCCGCTAA
- a CDS encoding NUDIX hydrolase — protein MPNSSVRLFPVAPADRVAAQTWFERPDRTPRKPRLASSVVLLRDSPRGTQTYLSYRRGESPLGKVAFPGGSIEENDDAQVAWYGPAPALWAKSMGADDARHARRHVVAAIRELFEETGILLAGPDESTLLESNRGPEWMAARTAIATQEASFLELLGKRGLGLRTDLLRPLSNWHSADFALRRFDTRYFAAVQPVGQDATLLEGKGVWADWKPAAEVIAARDSTELGDEIGQPDTSGLTLGELVVPAVELTLEKVASARGCIAYLSSRRPAAVYQPELVEVDGKPCVAVRAGGGTEGSSQHGR, from the coding sequence TTGCCTAACTCCTCAGTCCGGCTTTTCCCGGTAGCCCCCGCGGACCGGGTGGCGGCCCAGACTTGGTTCGAGCGCCCCGACCGCACGCCCCGCAAACCGCGGCTGGCGTCCTCGGTGGTGCTGCTGCGGGACTCCCCGCGGGGTACCCAGACGTACCTTTCCTATCGGCGCGGCGAATCGCCCCTGGGCAAGGTCGCCTTCCCGGGCGGCAGCATCGAAGAGAACGACGACGCGCAGGTCGCTTGGTACGGTCCGGCCCCGGCACTGTGGGCGAAGTCCATGGGCGCCGACGACGCCCGGCACGCCCGCCGCCACGTCGTGGCCGCAATCCGCGAGTTGTTCGAAGAAACCGGAATCCTGCTGGCCGGCCCTGACGAGTCCACCCTGTTGGAAAGCAACCGCGGCCCGGAATGGATGGCTGCACGGACGGCCATTGCCACCCAGGAGGCATCCTTCCTGGAGCTGCTTGGTAAGCGCGGACTCGGTCTGCGAACGGACCTTCTGCGCCCGCTCTCCAACTGGCACAGTGCCGACTTTGCGCTCCGGCGCTTCGATACCCGCTACTTTGCCGCGGTCCAGCCGGTGGGCCAGGACGCCACCCTGCTGGAGGGTAAAGGTGTCTGGGCAGACTGGAAACCGGCGGCGGAAGTCATTGCCGCGCGGGACAGCACCGAGCTGGGCGACGAAATCGGCCAGCCGGACACGTCCGGGCTGACCCTGGGCGAACTGGTGGTTCCCGCCGTCGAACTCACCCTGGAAAAGGTAGCGTCCGCCCGAGGCTGTATCGCTTATCTTTCAAGCCGCCGGCCCGCAGCCGTCTACCAGCCGGAACTGGTCGAGGTTGACGGAAAGCCCTGCGTAGCCGTTCGTGCGGGTGGCGGCACCGAAGGATCCTCCCAGCACGGGCGCTAG
- a CDS encoding RidA family protein: protein MTGAAGAVSAVEVRLRELGLSLPAVASPVAVYVPAMITGNLVHTSGQLPFVDGVLPATGKVGAEVGAEDAASYAAICAVNALAAVKAQIGDLDRVVRVVKVVGYVASDPSFTGQPAVINGASELLGNVFGSAGSHARSAVGVAVLPLDAPVEVEMIVEFA from the coding sequence GTGACCGGCGCTGCCGGTGCAGTCTCGGCTGTTGAGGTCAGGCTCCGGGAACTGGGCCTGAGCCTTCCCGCCGTCGCGTCCCCGGTGGCCGTCTACGTTCCGGCCATGATCACCGGAAACCTCGTCCACACATCCGGCCAACTGCCGTTTGTGGACGGGGTCCTGCCGGCCACGGGCAAGGTCGGTGCCGAAGTGGGCGCAGAGGATGCCGCGTCCTACGCGGCCATCTGCGCCGTCAATGCCCTGGCCGCCGTGAAGGCTCAGATTGGTGACCTAGACCGCGTGGTACGTGTGGTCAAGGTGGTGGGCTACGTCGCCTCCGACCCTTCCTTCACCGGCCAGCCGGCCGTCATTAACGGTGCTTCCGAGCTGCTGGGAAATGTCTTCGGCTCCGCGGGAAGCCATGCGCGTTCCGCCGTCGGCGTGGCGGTCCTGCCTCTGGACGCGCCTGTTGAAGTAGAAATGATCGTTGAATTTGCCTAA
- a CDS encoding DUF4177 domain-containing protein: MTKWEYFITPLPLHTPGQVLNMHGDEGWELVQIASAPNGTGSVAYMKREKNQ; encoded by the coding sequence ATGACCAAATGGGAATACTTCATTACGCCTCTTCCACTGCACACACCCGGCCAAGTGCTCAATATGCACGGGGACGAAGGTTGGGAACTGGTACAGATCGCTTCGGCGCCGAACGGAACCGGTTCCGTTGCCTACATGAAACGCGAAAAAAACCAGTGA